The Lemur catta isolate mLemCat1 chromosome 17, mLemCat1.pri, whole genome shotgun sequence genome segment CAGATGTAAAAGTGCTTGGTACAGCACGAGGCACAGGGTAAGTGCTCGGTTAATGGAACTACTGTCATTACTACCCATCTTGGTTGGACAAGGATCAGATGAGATAATGGATATAAGATGGAGTTTTTTGgccaaaaaaattaacaataaaaataaaagctaaatgaACGTAAGGGGTTATTTATAGACCAGTGAGTCTAGAAAAAATTGTTGTCCTGAAGTGTGTCCTGCAGAAAATTCATTCCCTAGAATGTTAATAACtgttcctaaataaataaaaggctttGCAGGCAATATGTTTTGGGAATGCAGAGTTGAATGAGAGTAAAATAGGTTTCTTCactgttaaattttttaatcCTTAATATTAGTGTACCCAGTGAATCTTCAAGAGAAGGAAGAGTAGACAAACCTAACTGATCAGGGGTGGCTAGAATACTGTCAGCTATACAGAACAAACTTGAGAGAAAAATCTGTTTGGTGTTAGTATGCCTCCAGCATCGAATGCTTTCTAACTCCCCTTTTAAACCTGTTGGCTCAGCATTATTATAGATTAATCCATACTTAGGTTCTCAGACCCCGGGGGTAGCGGGGGGAGCTTAGTAGTCACCTtgttcagtgtttcccaaacctcAGTCATTCCAGTACCGCCTTCGTGATTCTTGTCCTAAAATGCTACTTGTAGCATTCTTTGcttaccatttttctttaaatgaacttatctttttttcttaaataagtttAAAAGCCAACTTTACAGCACTACTGTATGTGGAAAGCCTCACTTGCCATAGAGAGGAgctagccataaaaataaaagtagagaaaacaaaacagtgtcaTTAAATCCTGCCTAGATGCTGTTGTCTGAATAAGGCCCTGACCTGAGATTCGCTTTCTGGCTCTTTTCTAAAAATGGATGTGAGAAGTGTTAGAGAAGTGcttttttaaaaccaaactgAGAGCTTCTCAATTTGTAGTCAGAAAGATTAAAGAAGAATTAAGGGGGAATCGCCTCCTGTCTCTGATGCAGTGTTATTTACTCTAGTGTGCACCACCTGGAAACCTCAGGTACCAACACTTGTGCACATCCCATTCTTGAGTTAACACTGACCTGACCCAGCATTTCGTTCGTTAGAGATGGAAGTGGACCCAGAGGGGGACTGCCTTGCCTGAGGTCAGACAGGGAGGGAGTAATGACCTGGGGTTAGAGCCTGAGACCTAGTTCAGTATACTTGTCACAGTTATGGGAGTTGGGGCTGTCTGAAGACCTGTCCTTTGAGTCTGCTTTGGAATAGCCTGGCCCGGGATGTGGGCGCCAGGTGTCCAGAGTGGAGCACAGCTCCAAGCTGGTCCTAAACGTTGGCTCAGAGGCCTGGACATCGGCCTGGGTTTCACACCTGGTTTTCCAGAGGGGCTCTCAGAAGAACTGACCGCCCTACTGGAAGGGGGCATCCCGGAGGGGTAAAAGGGCAGCAGCCCAGGCACTGAAGctcctctctgtctttccttccctGTGCTGCCTTGGGCCTGGGTCATTTCAGACAAGCCTCAGGTAAGATGGGACTGGGCTCCCTAGCTGCTGCCCCAGCagctcctgccctcctgggcccAGTCCCAGGGATGAAGGGAAGAGGTGGGGGAGCAGAGTTGGGAgtgtaggggtggggagggaaggggcccaTGGATACCTCACACCTGTCCTGACACCCACCCTCCCTGCAGCTCTACACCCTCGCCGTGATGGGCCCGGGGCCACCAGATCGCCAGCCAGCCCAGATCTCTCGCCGCTACTCTGACTTTGAACGGCTGCACCGTAACCTGCAGCGGCAGTTCCGGGGCCCCATGGCTGGCATCTCCTTTCCCCGTAAGCGCCTGCGCCGGAATTTTACTGCGGAGACCATTGCCCGCCGTAGCCAGGCCTTTGAGCAGTATTTGGGCCACCTACACACAGTACCCGAGCTGCAACATGCCGCAGACCTGCAGGACTTCTTTGTGCTGCCAGAGCTGCGACGGGCACAGAGCCTCACCTGTACTGGCCTCTATCGTGAGGCTCTGGCACTCTGGGCCAACGCCTGGCAGCTGCAGGCCCAGCTGGGCACCCCCTCTGGTCCAGACCGCCCCCTGCTGACCCTGGCTGGGCTGGCTGTGTGCCACCAAGAGCTGGAGGACCCCAGGGAGGCCCGGGCATGCTGTGAAAGGGCCCTGCAGCTGCTGGGGGACAAGAGCCCCCACCCTTTACTGGCACCCTTTCTGGAGGCCCATGTCCGGCTCTCCTGGCGCCTGGGCCTGGACAAACGCCAGTCAGAGGCCCGACTTCAGGCCCTGCAGGAGGCAGGTCTTACCCCAACGCCACCCCCCAGTCTCAAAGAATTGCTCATCAAGGAGGTGCTGGATTAACCCTTGCCTTGAC includes the following:
- the SNX21 gene encoding sorting nexin-21 isoform X1, encoding MHRGTQEGAMASRLLHRLRHALAGDGPGEATVGPEAEQFPESSELEDDDAEGLSSRLSGTLSFTSAEDDEDDEDEDDEEAGPDPLPPGDGAAGEDAERSPPPDGQRGSQLLARQLQDFWKKSRNTLVPQRLLFEVTSANVVKDPPSKYVLYTLAVMGPGPPDRQPAQISRRYSDFERLHRNLQRQFRGPMAGISFPRKRLRRNFTAETIARRSQAFEQYLGHLHTVPELQHAADLQDFFVLPELRRAQSLTCTGLYREALALWANAWQLQAQLGTPSGPDRPLLTLAGLAVCHQELEDPREARACCERALQLLGDKSPHPLLAPFLEAHVRLSWRLGLDKRQSEARLQALQEAGLTPTPPPSLKELLIKEVLD